The following proteins are co-located in the Microbacterium sp. SORGH_AS_0888 genome:
- a CDS encoding FAD-binding oxidoreductase: protein MTRPDYDALEAELRELLGPRGVSSDLRQREKASVDGARMSPIIAELLPLGVADLVAFPATAEEIGAVVGLAVRHGVPITPRGKGTGNYGQAIPMQGGLVLDTSRARTIVEVGEGFITADAGAPMNALEQAARQAGQELWMYPSTVHTTVGGFLAGGSGGTGTIAHGANHMGFVVALDVVTPASAPALLHLEGEEANGFVHNYGTAGIIARATVRLEPLQDWRGLYASFPDFAGSLSVLRELGRLQPAPRLVSADTVHITAQLPPDPAFPEGRSSLRMIADPAILAMATAVIEGAGGRIEDVREGPQASAALSVLSYNHPIEWLQKSEPGVYFHVEVSGDALVDRIDEVHAVYPGGLLHIEAGHTAPIGMLAGVYESPEAVYEGIERLGELGVGVHNPHQWNVDFRLEETVELARTTDPDGLLNPGKLNPEYAGPTKGAIR from the coding sequence ATGACCAGACCCGACTACGACGCCCTCGAAGCCGAGCTCAGGGAGCTGCTCGGACCCCGCGGGGTCTCATCCGATCTCCGTCAGCGTGAGAAGGCGTCCGTCGACGGCGCGAGGATGTCGCCGATCATCGCCGAGCTCCTGCCGCTCGGCGTCGCCGACCTCGTCGCCTTCCCCGCCACGGCCGAGGAGATCGGCGCCGTCGTGGGCCTCGCAGTCCGCCACGGCGTCCCGATCACGCCCCGCGGCAAGGGCACCGGCAACTACGGCCAGGCGATCCCGATGCAGGGCGGCCTCGTGCTCGACACGTCCCGCGCCCGCACGATCGTCGAGGTCGGCGAGGGGTTCATCACGGCGGATGCCGGTGCCCCCATGAACGCGCTCGAGCAGGCCGCCCGCCAGGCCGGTCAGGAGCTGTGGATGTACCCCTCGACCGTGCACACCACGGTCGGCGGCTTCCTCGCCGGTGGTTCCGGCGGCACCGGGACCATCGCCCACGGGGCCAACCACATGGGGTTCGTCGTGGCGCTCGACGTCGTGACGCCGGCCTCGGCCCCCGCTCTCCTCCACCTCGAGGGCGAAGAGGCCAACGGCTTCGTGCACAACTACGGCACGGCCGGGATCATCGCCCGGGCGACCGTGCGCCTCGAGCCGCTCCAGGACTGGCGGGGGCTCTACGCCTCGTTCCCCGACTTCGCGGGCTCCCTCTCGGTGCTGCGCGAGCTCGGACGGCTCCAGCCCGCGCCGCGGCTCGTCTCGGCCGACACCGTGCACATCACGGCGCAGCTGCCGCCGGACCCGGCCTTCCCGGAGGGCCGCAGCTCGCTGCGGATGATCGCCGATCCCGCGATCCTCGCGATGGCGACCGCCGTCATCGAGGGAGCAGGCGGCCGCATCGAGGACGTGCGCGAGGGACCGCAGGCCTCCGCCGCGCTGTCGGTGCTCAGCTACAACCACCCGATCGAGTGGCTGCAGAAGTCCGAGCCCGGCGTCTACTTCCACGTCGAGGTCTCCGGCGACGCCCTCGTCGATCGGATCGACGAGGTGCACGCGGTGTACCCGGGCGGCCTCCTGCACATCGAGGCCGGCCACACCGCGCCGATCGGGATGCTCGCGGGCGTCTACGAGAGCCCCGAGGCGGTGTACGAGGGCATCGAGCGGCTCGGCGAGCTCGGCGTCGGCGTGCACAACCCGCATCAGTGGAACGTCGACTTCCGGCTCGAGGAGACGGTCGAGCTCGCCCGCACGACCGACCCCGACGGCCTCCTCAACCCGGGCAAGCTCAATCCCGAGTACGCGGGCCCGACCAAGGGAGCGATCCGATGA
- a CDS encoding PDR/VanB family oxidoreductase has product MSYFSDVERDLVVAERTDLADGVVALDLVAHNGRDLPAWTPGSHVDLILGPGLERQYSLCGDAEDRTRWRVAVLRETAGRGGSMRVHDEVVVGQRLRVRGPRNHFAFEPAPGMRYRFVAGGIGITPIRGMVRAAEAAGADWTLDYAGRSRSTMAFATALTEAFGDRVHVHAADEGGRLDVAGFAAGLEETDAVYVCGPARLIQALESAVPEGRLHVERFEAKEFGAPVWPEPFEVELATSGEIVTVAPEQSVLEAIEEQAPDTLVLSSCRRGTCGTCEVAVLEGEVEHRDSVLTPLEQEGDTIMMICVSRAACPRLVLDL; this is encoded by the coding sequence GTGAGTTACTTCAGCGACGTCGAACGCGACCTCGTGGTCGCCGAGCGCACAGACCTCGCCGACGGCGTGGTCGCGCTCGACCTCGTGGCCCACAACGGCCGCGACCTGCCCGCGTGGACACCCGGCTCCCATGTCGACCTGATCCTCGGGCCCGGCCTCGAACGCCAGTACTCGTTGTGCGGAGACGCCGAGGACCGCACGCGCTGGCGCGTCGCCGTCCTGCGCGAGACGGCCGGCCGCGGCGGCTCGATGCGCGTGCACGACGAGGTCGTGGTGGGTCAGCGGCTCCGGGTCCGCGGGCCGCGGAACCACTTCGCGTTCGAGCCCGCCCCCGGGATGCGTTACCGGTTCGTGGCGGGCGGGATCGGCATCACGCCGATCCGTGGGATGGTGCGGGCGGCGGAGGCCGCGGGCGCGGACTGGACGCTGGACTACGCGGGCCGCTCGCGGTCGACGATGGCGTTCGCGACCGCGCTGACAGAGGCGTTCGGCGACCGCGTGCACGTGCACGCCGCCGACGAGGGCGGGCGGCTGGACGTCGCCGGCTTCGCGGCCGGGCTCGAGGAGACCGACGCCGTCTACGTGTGCGGGCCGGCGCGGCTGATCCAGGCGCTGGAGTCGGCGGTGCCGGAAGGCCGCCTGCACGTCGAGCGGTTCGAGGCGAAGGAGTTCGGCGCGCCGGTGTGGCCGGAGCCGTTCGAGGTGGAGCTGGCGACATCCGGGGAGATCGTGACGGTCGCCCCGGAGCAGTCGGTCCTCGAGGCGATCGAGGAGCAGGCTCCCGACACGCTCGTGCTCTCGAGCTGCCGCCGCGGCACCTGCGGGACCTGCGAGGTCGCGGTGCTGGAGGGCGAGGTCGAGCACCGCGACTCGGTGCTCACCCCGCTCGAGCAGGAGGGCGACACGATCATGATGATCTGCGTGTCCCGCGCGGCCTGCCCGCGCCTCGTGCTGGACCTCTGA
- a CDS encoding fumarylacetoacetate hydrolase family protein, with amino-acid sequence MLTPAQIEQIAGELADADRDHTVVPRITARFPEATIEDSYTIQRVWRDRQLAAGRRLVGRKIGLTSKAMQQATGITEPDYGVMFDDTVYPSGSEIPVAHFSNVRIEVELAFVLAAPLEGPGVTLEDVLAATDHVVPALEVLNSHIELEGRTIVDTISDNAAYGAMVLGDTRRKVDEIDLRWVPALLARNGEIEETGVAAGVLGHPATGVAWLADKFHQHGARLEAGEIILAGSFTRPMWVGRGDEVRADYGPMGVVECRFI; translated from the coding sequence ATGTTGACCCCCGCACAGATCGAGCAGATCGCCGGCGAGCTCGCCGACGCCGACCGCGACCACACCGTGGTCCCCCGCATCACGGCGCGCTTCCCGGAGGCGACGATCGAGGACTCCTACACCATCCAGCGGGTCTGGCGCGACCGGCAGCTCGCCGCAGGGCGCCGGCTCGTGGGCCGCAAGATCGGGCTCACCTCCAAGGCGATGCAGCAGGCGACGGGGATCACCGAGCCCGACTACGGCGTCATGTTCGACGACACGGTCTACCCCTCCGGCTCCGAGATCCCGGTCGCGCACTTCTCGAACGTGCGCATCGAGGTGGAGCTCGCCTTCGTCCTCGCCGCCCCGCTCGAGGGACCCGGTGTGACGCTCGAGGACGTCCTGGCCGCGACCGACCACGTCGTCCCCGCACTCGAGGTGCTCAACTCGCACATCGAGCTCGAGGGGCGCACGATCGTCGACACGATCAGCGACAACGCCGCCTACGGCGCCATGGTGCTCGGCGACACCCGCAGGAAGGTCGACGAGATCGACCTCCGCTGGGTGCCGGCACTGCTGGCGCGCAACGGCGAGATCGAGGAGACGGGTGTCGCCGCGGGCGTCCTGGGGCACCCCGCGACGGGCGTCGCGTGGCTGGCCGACAAGTTCCACCAGCATGGTGCACGCTTGGAGGCGGGTGAGATCATCCTGGCGGGCTCGTTCACGAGGCCGATGTGGGTCGGCCGCGGCGACGAGGTCCGCGCCGACTACGGACCGATGGGAGTCGTGGAATGCCGCTTCATCTGA
- the hpaD gene encoding 3,4-dihydroxyphenylacetate 2,3-dioxygenase — MTTRDDMTLTSSGFYVSQEAPITTDDPVPTPSAPAPDILRCAYMELVVTDLAASRRFYVDVLGLTVTEEDESTIYLRSLEEFIHHNLVLRQGPVAAVAAFSYRVRSTEDLDRAVAFYTELGCDVRRNPDGFTKGIGDSVRVVDPLGFPYEFFHDVEHVERLAWRYDLYTPGALVRLDHFNQVTPDVPRATRFMQDLGFRVTEDIQDEEGTVYAAWMRRKPTVHDTAMTGGDGPRMHHVAFSTHEKHNILAICDKLGALRISDRIERGPGRHGVSNAFYLYLRDPDGHRVEIYTQDYYTGDPDNPVVTWDVHDNQRRDFWGNPVVPSWYTEASLVLDLDGNPQPVRARTDSSEMAATIGADGFSYTRAGEDESLPAWKQGEYKLGHQL, encoded by the coding sequence ATGACCACACGCGACGACATGACCCTCACCTCTTCCGGCTTCTACGTGTCGCAGGAGGCCCCCATCACGACCGACGACCCGGTCCCGACGCCCTCGGCGCCCGCGCCCGACATCCTGCGCTGCGCGTACATGGAGCTCGTGGTGACCGACCTCGCCGCCTCGCGGCGGTTCTACGTCGACGTGCTGGGGCTGACGGTCACCGAGGAGGACGAGAGCACGATCTACCTGCGCTCGCTCGAGGAGTTCATCCACCACAACCTCGTGCTGCGCCAGGGACCGGTCGCCGCCGTCGCCGCGTTCAGCTACCGCGTGCGCTCGACCGAGGACCTCGACCGAGCCGTCGCCTTCTACACCGAGCTGGGCTGCGACGTCCGCCGCAACCCGGACGGCTTCACGAAGGGCATCGGCGACTCGGTGCGCGTCGTCGACCCGCTGGGCTTCCCGTACGAGTTCTTCCACGACGTCGAGCACGTCGAGCGTCTCGCCTGGCGCTACGACCTCTACACCCCCGGCGCGCTCGTGCGCCTGGACCACTTCAACCAGGTCACCCCCGACGTCCCCCGCGCGACGAGGTTCATGCAGGACCTCGGCTTCCGGGTGACCGAGGACATCCAGGACGAGGAGGGCACGGTGTACGCGGCCTGGATGCGCCGCAAGCCCACCGTGCACGACACGGCCATGACCGGCGGCGACGGACCGCGCATGCACCACGTCGCGTTCTCGACGCACGAGAAGCACAACATCCTCGCGATCTGCGACAAGCTGGGCGCGCTGCGCATCTCGGACCGCATCGAGCGGGGACCCGGGCGCCACGGCGTCTCGAACGCGTTCTACCTGTACCTGCGCGACCCCGACGGCCACCGCGTCGAGATCTACACCCAGGACTACTACACGGGCGACCCCGACAACCCCGTCGTCACCTGGGACGTGCACGACAACCAGCGTCGCGACTTCTGGGGCAACCCCGTGGTCCCCAGCTGGTACACCGAGGCCTCGCTCGTCCTCGACCTCGACGGCAACCCGCAGCCGGTGCGCGCCCGCACGGACTCCAGCGAGATGGCGGCCACGATCGGTGCGGACGGCTTCAGCTACACCCGCGCCGGCGAGGACGAGTCCCTCCCCGCGTGGAAGCAGGGCGAGTACAAGCTGGGCCACCAGCTCTGA
- the hpaE gene encoding 5-carboxymethyl-2-hydroxymuconate semialdehyde dehydrogenase, translating to MTDTAPRLDARHVPADLPDRIRHYIDGAFVDSEDGDTFEVLEPVSNEVYVRAAAGKKADIDRAVAAAKRAFDEGPWPRMLPRERSRVLHRIADIVESRDARLAELESFDSGLPITQALGQARRAAENFRFFGDLIVAQADDTFKVPGRQINYVNRKPIGVAGLITPWNTPFMLESWKLGPALATGNTVVLKPAEFTPLSASLWAGIFEEAGLPQGVFNLVNGLGEDAGDALVKHPDVPLISFTGESRTGQIIFGNAAPHLKGLSMELGGKSPAIVFADADLDAAIDATIFGVFSLNGERCTAGSRILVQREVYDEFVERYAAQARRVVVGYPHDPRTEVGALVHPEHFAKVMGYIEIGKGEGRLVAGGGRPDGFAFGNFVAPTVFADVPPTARIFQEEIFGPVVAITPFDTDEEALALANDTKYGLAAYVWTNDLKRSHNIAQSIEAGMVWLNSNNVRDLRTPFGGVKASGLGHEGGYRSIDFYTDQQAVHITLGEVHNPTFGKQDR from the coding sequence ATGACCGATACCGCTCCCCGTCTGGACGCCCGGCACGTGCCGGCGGACCTGCCCGACCGCATCCGGCACTACATCGACGGCGCCTTCGTCGACTCGGAGGACGGCGACACCTTCGAGGTGCTGGAGCCGGTCTCCAACGAGGTCTACGTCCGGGCCGCCGCCGGCAAGAAGGCCGACATCGACCGCGCCGTCGCGGCCGCGAAGCGTGCGTTCGACGAGGGTCCCTGGCCGCGCATGCTGCCCCGCGAGCGCTCCCGCGTCCTCCACCGCATCGCCGACATCGTGGAGTCGCGCGACGCCCGGCTCGCCGAGCTCGAGTCCTTCGACTCGGGGCTGCCGATCACGCAGGCGCTCGGTCAGGCACGCCGCGCCGCGGAGAACTTCCGGTTCTTCGGCGACCTGATCGTCGCCCAGGCCGACGACACCTTCAAGGTGCCGGGACGTCAGATCAACTACGTCAACCGCAAGCCGATCGGTGTGGCGGGCCTCATCACCCCGTGGAACACGCCGTTCATGCTCGAGTCGTGGAAGCTCGGCCCCGCGCTCGCCACCGGCAACACGGTCGTGCTCAAGCCCGCCGAGTTCACCCCCCTGTCGGCATCGCTGTGGGCCGGGATCTTCGAGGAGGCCGGGCTGCCGCAGGGCGTGTTCAACCTCGTGAACGGACTGGGCGAGGATGCCGGGGACGCGCTCGTGAAGCACCCCGACGTCCCGCTCATCTCCTTCACCGGTGAGAGCCGTACGGGGCAGATCATCTTCGGCAACGCGGCCCCGCACCTCAAGGGCCTGTCGATGGAGCTCGGCGGCAAGAGCCCCGCCATCGTGTTCGCCGACGCGGACCTCGACGCCGCGATCGACGCCACGATCTTCGGCGTGTTCTCGCTCAACGGCGAACGGTGCACGGCGGGCAGCCGCATCCTCGTGCAGCGCGAGGTCTACGACGAGTTCGTCGAGCGTTACGCGGCGCAGGCCCGGCGCGTCGTCGTGGGCTACCCGCACGACCCGAGGACCGAGGTCGGGGCGCTCGTGCACCCGGAGCACTTCGCGAAGGTCATGGGCTACATCGAGATCGGCAAGGGCGAGGGACGCCTCGTCGCCGGTGGCGGCCGGCCCGACGGCTTCGCCTTCGGCAACTTCGTGGCCCCGACGGTGTTCGCCGACGTGCCGCCCACGGCCCGCATCTTCCAGGAGGAGATCTTCGGCCCCGTCGTGGCGATCACCCCGTTCGACACGGACGAGGAGGCCCTCGCCCTCGCGAACGACACGAAGTACGGCCTCGCCGCATACGTCTGGACCAACGACCTGAAGCGCTCCCACAACATCGCCCAGAGCATCGAGGCCGGCATGGTCTGGCTCAACTCGAACAACGTGCGCGACCTGCGCACCCCGTTCGGCGGCGTCAAGGCGTCGGGGCTCGGCCACGAGGGCGGGTACCGCTCGATCGACTTCTACACCGACCAGCAGGCGGTGCACATCACGCTCGGCGAGGTGCACAACCCCACGTTCGGCAAGCAGGACCGCTAG
- a CDS encoding creatininase family protein produces the protein MTAASRRWADLPGPALNETLTDRSIAVVPIGAIEHHGPHLPLSTDALVAETVASAAVERAAAAGVDAWLLPTVSYGKSDEHHWAPGTLWLEGTTLLDQLVEIGRSIAMTPARTVAFVNGHGGNVMLLGWANRELHRRFGLRSFSMPASIGGAGDGHDGRPDELGQGIHAGFAETSVVMHIAPHLVREPFPPRNVPERIAGMRHIGFNGKPVMFGWTSDDFGPSGVIGDPTGANAEAGSALFAGAVRFVTEALTEIDGFEFA, from the coding sequence ATGACCGCCGCGTCGCGTCGCTGGGCCGACCTGCCCGGGCCCGCGCTGAACGAGACCCTCACCGATCGCTCCATCGCGGTCGTGCCGATCGGCGCGATCGAGCACCACGGGCCGCACCTGCCGCTGTCGACCGATGCCCTCGTCGCCGAGACGGTGGCATCCGCCGCCGTCGAGCGCGCGGCGGCCGCGGGGGTGGACGCGTGGCTCCTGCCGACCGTGTCGTACGGCAAGTCGGACGAGCACCACTGGGCCCCCGGAACGCTGTGGCTGGAGGGCACGACGCTGCTCGACCAGCTGGTCGAGATCGGGCGGTCGATCGCGATGACGCCCGCCCGCACTGTGGCGTTCGTCAACGGGCACGGCGGCAACGTCATGCTCCTCGGCTGGGCCAACCGCGAGCTGCACCGCCGATTCGGGCTCCGATCGTTCTCGATGCCCGCGAGCATCGGCGGCGCGGGCGACGGTCACGACGGGCGGCCCGACGAGCTCGGCCAGGGCATCCACGCCGGCTTCGCCGAGACATCCGTCGTGATGCACATCGCACCGCACCTCGTGCGCGAGCCGTTCCCGCCGCGAAACGTGCCGGAGAGGATCGCCGGGATGCGGCACATCGGCTTCAACGGCAAGCCCGTCATGTTCGGGTGGACGAGCGACGACTTCGGGCCGAGCGGCGTCATCGGCGACCCCACGGGCGCCAACGCCGAGGCGGGGTCCGCGCTGTTCGCCGGCGCGGTGCGGTTCGTCACGGAGGCGCTGACGGAGATCGACGGGTTCGAGTTCGCCTAG
- a CDS encoding glucose-6-phosphate dehydrogenase, protein MRVNSGSDWRDTLAFEVPVVLAELVPGEPARCVACGPTADAVAREQLLAYKHRHPRDHGGYVRFYCAEHVPAAVVAAPAVTAPAARAAHGRAGSRAAEPRAERAPRRPAVVERPRAVCPTCFMEVPPTGVCGSCGEPVAR, encoded by the coding sequence GTGCGGGTGAACTCTGGGTCGGACTGGCGGGACACGCTCGCCTTCGAGGTGCCCGTCGTGCTCGCCGAGCTCGTGCCGGGAGAGCCCGCGCGCTGCGTCGCCTGCGGCCCGACGGCGGATGCGGTGGCCCGCGAGCAGCTGCTCGCCTACAAGCATCGACACCCTCGCGACCACGGCGGCTACGTGCGCTTCTACTGCGCCGAGCACGTGCCCGCGGCGGTCGTGGCCGCTCCCGCGGTGACTGCTCCGGCGGCGCGCGCTGCGCACGGACGTGCGGGCTCGCGTGCCGCGGAGCCGCGCGCCGAGCGGGCGCCGCGACGTCCCGCCGTGGTCGAGCGTCCGCGCGCGGTGTGCCCGACGTGCTTCATGGAGGTGCCGCCCACGGGTGTGTGCGGCTCCTGCGGGGAGCCGGTCGCGCGCTGA
- a CDS encoding GntR family transcriptional regulator has product MTETTLAASKSERAYDWLRARIVGREYHAGHRLVLGAIADELGMSVVPVREAIRRLEAEGLVSFERNVGARVAYLDEREYVFAMQTLGLVEGAATSLSAPLLSASDLERALDVNERMTILLDDFDPHEFTVLNQQFHSVLYEPCPNPHILDLVHRGWGRLANLRDTTFAFVPGRAHHSVAEHVEIIDLIRAGADPIEIELAARNHRWRTTDAFLAARRHDSPRPTESEAS; this is encoded by the coding sequence ATGACCGAGACGACGCTGGCGGCGAGCAAGTCCGAGCGCGCCTACGACTGGCTGCGCGCCCGCATCGTCGGACGCGAGTACCACGCCGGGCACCGCCTCGTGCTCGGCGCGATCGCCGACGAGCTGGGCATGAGCGTCGTCCCCGTGCGCGAGGCGATCCGCCGCCTCGAGGCCGAGGGGCTCGTGAGCTTCGAGCGCAACGTGGGCGCACGCGTCGCCTACCTCGACGAGCGCGAGTACGTGTTCGCGATGCAGACGCTGGGTCTCGTCGAGGGGGCCGCGACCTCGCTGTCGGCGCCACTGCTCTCCGCCTCCGACCTCGAGCGGGCGCTCGATGTCAACGAGCGCATGACCATCCTCCTCGACGACTTCGACCCGCACGAGTTCACGGTCCTCAACCAGCAGTTCCACTCCGTGCTCTACGAGCCGTGCCCGAACCCGCACATCCTCGACCTCGTCCACCGCGGGTGGGGTCGCCTCGCGAACCTGCGCGACACCACCTTCGCGTTCGTGCCGGGGCGCGCCCACCACTCCGTCGCCGAGCACGTCGAGATCATCGACCTCATCCGTGCCGGCGCGGACCCGATCGAGATCGAGCTCGCAGCCCGCAACCACCGCTGGCGCACGACGGACGCCTTCCTCGCCGCCCGGCGCCACGACTCCCCCCGCCCCACCGAATCGGAGGCATCATGA
- a CDS encoding amidohydrolase family protein, with protein MPTARAVRTLTGATLSDGRAADVVIEDGLIVAVETAGSLTGADLDLSGHLLLPATAEPHAHLDKALSWDAIRPPMGDLRAAIAAWRGYAATMTTADVEARARTQALRMLAAGTTAIRTHVDVLLGEAPLRGIEALVAVREQLHDLLDIQIVALAGPDVPTAHLEAALDAGADVVGGASHLADDPIADLHRLLDVAERRGVPVDLHTDEGLAAAVTLGAYARRTAGWAQNRSAGHCVRLGTLDVGARDEVIAGVVASGIGIIANPITNLYLQGWGEEVATPRGIAPARALRAAGARFAAGADNVRDPFNPLGRSDALETAMLLVAASHLTVDEAYVAVSTGAREVMGLPAAGVVPGAPADLLAIRAGSLVEAVADAPADRLVIRRGAIVADTRTSRWLAIG; from the coding sequence ATGCCGACAGCACGAGCGGTGCGCACGCTGACGGGTGCCACGCTGTCCGACGGTCGCGCGGCCGACGTCGTCATCGAGGACGGCCTGATCGTCGCGGTCGAGACGGCGGGATCGCTCACCGGCGCCGACCTGGACCTGAGCGGTCACCTGCTGCTGCCCGCGACCGCCGAGCCCCACGCGCACCTCGACAAAGCGCTCAGCTGGGACGCGATCCGCCCGCCGATGGGAGACCTGCGCGCGGCGATCGCGGCGTGGCGCGGATACGCCGCGACCATGACGACGGCGGACGTCGAGGCGCGCGCCCGCACGCAGGCGCTGCGGATGCTGGCCGCCGGCACGACCGCGATCCGCACGCACGTCGACGTGCTCCTCGGCGAGGCGCCGCTGCGCGGCATCGAGGCGCTCGTGGCGGTCCGCGAGCAGCTCCACGATCTCCTGGACATCCAGATCGTCGCGCTCGCCGGTCCCGACGTCCCGACGGCGCACCTGGAGGCCGCGCTGGACGCGGGCGCGGACGTCGTCGGGGGCGCCTCCCACCTGGCCGACGACCCGATCGCGGACCTCCACCGGCTGCTCGACGTCGCCGAGCGGCGCGGCGTGCCGGTCGACCTGCACACCGACGAGGGACTCGCCGCGGCGGTCACGCTCGGCGCCTACGCGCGCCGCACGGCCGGATGGGCGCAGAACCGGTCCGCCGGGCACTGCGTCCGGCTCGGGACGCTGGACGTCGGCGCGCGCGACGAGGTGATCGCGGGTGTCGTCGCCAGCGGCATCGGCATCATCGCCAACCCGATCACGAACCTGTACCTGCAGGGCTGGGGGGAGGAGGTCGCGACGCCGCGCGGCATCGCGCCGGCCCGCGCGCTGCGGGCCGCGGGCGCGCGCTTCGCGGCCGGTGCCGACAACGTGCGCGACCCGTTCAACCCGCTCGGACGCAGCGATGCGCTGGAGACGGCAATGCTGCTGGTGGCGGCATCCCACCTGACGGTCGACGAGGCCTACGTCGCCGTCTCGACCGGGGCGCGCGAGGTCATGGGGCTTCCCGCGGCCGGCGTGGTCCCCGGCGCGCCCGCCGACCTCCTCGCGATCCGGGCCGGCTCGCTGGTCGAGGCGGTCGCGGATGCACCGGCCGATCGTCTCGTGATCCGTCGCGGCGCGATCGTGGCGGACACCCGCACGAGCCGCTGGCTCGCGATCGGCTGA
- a CDS encoding HpcH/HpaI aldolase/citrate lyase family protein, producing the protein MPLHLSPTLRDRLTAASGPLAGIWVCSGSPLVAEICAGSGMDWTLIDMEHSPNGLESVLAQLQAVAAYPITPVVRVPVADTVVIKQVLDLGAQNLLVPMVSSAEEARRVVEAVRYPPRGRRGVGSALARSARWNRVEDYLANADAHVSLFVQVETVAAVEAAGEIAAVDGVDGVFVGPSDLAASMGLLGQQTHPDVVAAVRRAFDAVRAAGTPVGVNAFDPVAADDYVAAGASFLLVGADVAILARGSEALAARWSAPSASPTASY; encoded by the coding sequence ATGCCGCTTCATCTGAGCCCGACCCTCCGCGACCGGCTGACTGCGGCATCCGGACCGCTGGCGGGGATCTGGGTGTGCTCGGGCTCTCCGCTCGTGGCGGAGATCTGCGCCGGCTCCGGGATGGACTGGACGCTCATCGACATGGAGCACTCCCCCAACGGGCTGGAGTCCGTGCTCGCGCAGCTGCAGGCGGTCGCCGCGTACCCGATCACGCCGGTCGTGCGCGTTCCCGTCGCCGACACGGTCGTGATCAAGCAGGTGCTGGACCTCGGCGCGCAGAACCTCCTGGTGCCCATGGTCTCGTCGGCGGAGGAGGCCCGTCGGGTCGTCGAGGCGGTGCGCTATCCGCCGCGCGGACGTCGCGGCGTGGGCTCGGCGCTCGCCCGGTCCGCGCGATGGAACCGGGTCGAGGACTATCTCGCGAACGCCGATGCGCACGTGTCGCTGTTCGTGCAGGTCGAGACCGTCGCGGCCGTCGAGGCGGCGGGCGAGATCGCCGCGGTGGACGGGGTCGACGGGGTGTTCGTGGGGCCGAGCGACCTGGCGGCGTCCATGGGACTGCTGGGTCAGCAGACGCATCCGGATGTCGTGGCCGCCGTGCGCCGTGCGTTCGACGCGGTGCGCGCAGCCGGCACGCCGGTCGGGGTCAACGCCTTCGATCCCGTCGCGGCCGACGACTACGTCGCGGCCGGAGCGTCGTTCCTGCTGGTGGGCGCCGATGTCGCGATCCTCGCGCGCGGGTCGGAGGCTCTCGCCGCGCGCTGGTCGGCTCCGTCGGCCTCCCCCACCGCGTCCTACTGA
- a CDS encoding pyridoxamine 5'-phosphate oxidase family protein, producing the protein MARFEADPVQGDAPADDPAALAASWLPGPDEDPMRMVVATIDADGFPRSRTLLLSEFDGERFFFHTDARSRKVTDLRADPRVSLTVLWPDFSRQLVVQGTALPASEEELSDAFRRRSPYLKQLAWQNTFEYARMPLATREATWAAFREEHPEPAQPAEWVGYGVRPHRLLFWVANPDAASRRVEYVRTASGWERRYLPG; encoded by the coding sequence ATGGCGCGTTTCGAGGCCGATCCCGTGCAGGGGGACGCCCCCGCCGACGACCCCGCCGCTCTCGCGGCGTCCTGGTTGCCGGGACCGGACGAGGACCCGATGCGGATGGTCGTCGCGACGATCGACGCGGACGGCTTCCCCCGCAGCCGCACGCTGCTGCTCAGCGAGTTCGACGGTGAGCGCTTCTTCTTCCACACGGATGCGCGCAGTCGCAAGGTGACGGATCTGCGGGCGGATCCGCGGGTGTCGCTGACCGTGCTCTGGCCCGACTTCTCGCGGCAGCTGGTCGTGCAGGGGACGGCGCTGCCGGCATCCGAGGAGGAGCTGTCGGACGCGTTCCGGCGGCGCTCGCCGTATCTGAAGCAGCTGGCGTGGCAGAACACCTTCGAGTACGCGCGGATGCCGCTGGCCACCCGCGAGGCGACGTGGGCGGCGTTCCGCGAGGAGCACCCCGAGCCGGCCCAGCCCGCCGAGTGGGTGGGCTACGGCGTCCGGCCGCACCGTCTGCTGTTCTGGGTGGCGAATCCGGATGCGGCCAGTCGCCGTGTCGAGTACGTGCGCACCGCGTCCGGGTGGGAGCGGCGGTACCTGCCCGGCTGA